TTTGTATTGCATAGCTCACATTTAACTGGTGAAGACATTAATGAGTTGAAACCATCTTACAAGTATTTAATTAATCAGTATGACAACCTTGACGCCATTGTTACATTAACTGAACAACAGAAGAATGATCTTGTACAAATCATAAATGATGACAGGAAAATAAAAGTTATTCCTCATTCAACGCCTATCAATACATCCTTTGAAATAAATCGGGAAAATAAGTTTGTTTATATGGGACGGCTAACTCCTGAAAAACAAATAGACCATCTTATAGAAGCATATAATATTGCAAGAAGAGACATAGGGGACTATACCTTGGACATTTACGGCGACGGAAATGAAAAGGATAATTTAAGTCAACTTATTAATCGTTATAACTTACAAAATAAGGTGACGCTCAAAGGTCGTACTAATAATCCAGAAAAAGCATTTTCATCGGCAAAGGCCTCATTTATTACAAGCAAATATGAAGGTTTTGGTTTAGTGATTATGGAAAGTTTAAATAACGGATGTCCTGTAGTTGCATATGATATGAAATATGGACCAAGTGACTTAATTGAGCATGAGAAAAATGGCCTGATTGTCGAAAGAAACAATGTCCAAGAACTCGCAAGAGCAATGGTTAAAGTAACTAAAGTAAATTATAATGTGGATCAATTACCAAATAAGTTCAGTGATCAGTACTTTGTTGATAGTTGGGTAAATTTATTATCGGGTCGGGAAAAGAAGGGTTTTTTTAGTAGTTTTTTTAAATAATTAATTGGTTTAAAGAAGAAAATCTGTCCCCCTCATCAATATTGATGAGGTTTTTTTCTGTTCGTATTGTTAAACTTACAAGAAATATAGTATGATAGAATTTGCAGAAAAAAGGAGGGTGTATATTTGAAAAATATTCGAATGTTTGTTGCTTTACTTCTTTTCGTATCAATGATTTTACCATCAGTAACTTTTGCGGATGAAATAAAATCTGATGAAATAGATATTGAAAAGAATGTCGAACTAGAGAGTGAAGATGGGACGGAACATTCTATTATGGAAGAATCCAATGGAGATGACCTGATAGAAAACGAAGAACTTCTTGAGGAAGAAGTGGAAAAAGATAGCAAACCTCTCGATAAAGAAGTAATAGACGATTCGATAGAAGAACAGTTGAATAACGAAAATAATATCGAATCCGAAAAGCCGAAAGAGGAGCTATTCGATGAGGAAATAGTAGTCGATGAAGATGTGGAGAATAAGGATAAAGAGGAAATCGAAGTCGAAGAGCAATCCGAAGATGAACTAGAGGCGGAAAATGTACTGATGAGTGTTAGTAGTACAATATCGGGCAGCGCAACAAGTCGTTTAGGACATTTTAGAAGTTCTACTGCTCGAATCTATAAAAACCTTGAAGATCAATCTAACTATTTCCAAGCGGGTTCTACATATACTAATACAGTCTATTATATTAAGAGACAAGCTAATCATAATGGCAATCTCTATTATTTAATTAGCTTAAATCCAAGCAGCACTGTAGGCGTGATTGGATGGGTAAATGCTAAAGACATGTCCACACATGCTCATGTCGGCGTCGATCGAACCGCAAAAACGTATTATATTAAAGGTACGGGCAGTGCATATGCAAAGGCATGGGGAGGTAGTAAGGATTTAGTATACAAAAATCTATCTGATCTAGCAGGACAACAATTCAAAATCAATCTAACCGAACGTGTTGGAAACAATATTTGGCATAGAGGTATTTTGAATGGAAAAACTGCATGGATTCATGAGGCATACCTTACCCAATCGATTGGAAGTGCGACAAGCCGATTAGGCCATTTAAGAAGTACAGATGCGCGTATTTATGATAGTTATTTGACATCCGAAAAGTACGTTACAGCAGGTACAACTTACACGCATGAAGTCTACTATATTAAGAGGGAAGCCAAGTACAATGGAGAAACCTATTATTTAATTAGTAGAATGCCCAGCGCCACCCAAGGCGTTATTGGATGGGTGAAATCAGCCGATATAAGTACCCATGCACATACAGGTGTCGATCGTACTTCTAAAACATTTTATGTGAAAGGCACGGGTATTGCATATGACAAGGCTTGGGGGGGTAATAAAAATATCGTTTATGATGACTTGTCCAAGCTGAAAAACGAAGAATTTAAAGTGAATCTTACAGAACGTGTTGGAAATAACATTTGGTATCGAGGAACACTAAATGGAAAAACAGCGTGGCTACATTCAAGCTATGTAACGACGATAACAGAGAGTTCTACAAGTAGACTGGGCCATGTAAGAAGTTCATCTGTAAAAATTTATAAAACCCTTGGTAATAGTTCTACAGCATTCTCTGCAGGTACACAATATACGAATGCGGTCTATTATATTAAAAGGCAAGCAATTATTAACGGACAAACTTATTACTTATTAAGCGACCTGCCAAGTAGTGTAAATGGTGTATTAGGTTGGGCGAAAGCATCTGATTTATCTACCCATGCACATGTAGGTGTAAGCAAGAAACCGGAAACTTATTACATTAAAGGAACAGGTAGTGCTTATAGTAGAGCATGGGGCGGATCTAAAGATTTAGTCTATGAGAACTTGTCACAATTCGCTAACCAACCATTCGAAATCGACTTAACTGAAAAGGTTGGTAATAATACTTGGTACCGTGGAGTATTGAATGGTAAACGTGCATGGATACATGAAGCTTTTGTTACGGTAACAAATACTTACTATACTGTTTATGATATGACTTTAAACACAGCGTTAGATGTACAAATGACTAGGTCCCCTCAAACTGATAGATACCGAAACAAGAATGGATATGTCCATGCTACCTATGTGACGTCTGAACAATCTGCAGCGATAACAAGTAATGGAGTTAGATTGCGAACTGCTCCACTTTTCGCAGATAATATTTCAGTTACTGTAAATAGTGGGACAAAGGTAGTTGTTTCAGAAGAAGTCACCGGAGATTTATATGCTGGAAGTACAAAGTGGTATAAAGTTACTTATAATAATTCAACTTTGTACGTACATTCTTCTTTAGTAAACTTAAATACAACTACGTACAAAACTATCGGAGCAGTTAATGTACGTGAAGAAGCCGATACAAATAGCCATATTTATACGACTCTAGCTAGAGGGGCTTCGGTAAATGTAGTAAACCTTAGTAATGGTTGGTACGAAATAAGATTAGGTGCTTGGAGAAATGCTAAGAGGGAAGATGTTGCGGAGTTCCTAAATCCTGACAATAATAATCAGTTTCAACATTTATTATTATCATCTAATGTAGGAGTTTCGGCATCTGAGCTTAATAAAGTTTTAGTAGGCAAAGGCGTATTGGAAGGTAAAGGTGAGGCATTTATTAAGGGTGGGCAAGCAAACTTAGTGAATGAGGTTTACCTAATATCACACGCATTACTGGAAACAGGACATGGAAAATCGCAATTGGCAACAGGAGTAGAAGTTGGTAAAAATTCCAGCGGTAATCCAGTGCTTGTTACAGCTAGTAACAGGGCTAGTTTAACAGATATTAAAAAAGTATATAATATGTTTGGCATTAGAGCTTACGATTCTTGTGCTCTATCATGTGGTGCTATCCATGCATATAATCAAGGATGGGATACAGTAGATAAAGCGATTATTGGCGGTTCTAAATTCATCGCTGAAGATTACATCCATAATCAATGGGGGCAAAACACCATATATAAAATGAGGTGGAATGTTATTTATCCACCTAAACAATATGCAACTGATATTGGTTGGGCTGCGAAGCAAACATATCAAATAAAAACAATGTATGATCAATTAACAAACCCTAATATTGTATTTGACATACCAGTATATAAATAAAATCATACTTTTATACCTTAGTTATTTAGGAATTACTCCTATATAACTAAGGTTTTTTTGTATTCACAATAGTGAAGAGGATTCTTCTTTTTAAAATATTTGCAGGCGTTAAGAAATAGGTTGACATAGTATGATGGAAAATACAGATCTAGTGAACTATGGTTTATATTAAGTATAAAGCGAATATTGTTGAAAGTGATTTAAGTTAGGGGCTTTAGTTATTTTTTCTGTAATTTTATCAACATCGGCATACGCAGTTGGAAGCTTGGAGAAATGGTGAATTCACTCTGAACATAAAAGAAATTACACCACGCCAATCATTGATGGGAACACCAAGAAGTTATCCTAATGTAAATAATTACATACACTCAAATGGATTTTCAGTTGTAAACGTGAAGTACAATCATGAAAATATTTTCACGAAATTCAATTACCGTGGTGGATTTGGAAACGTTGAGGGCGTTGTAGCACACGAGACAGCTTATAATAACTCGAATATTTCTGGTGAAATTGCGTATATGTCAAGAAATCACACAAACGCATTTGTACATGCATTTGTAGATCATTCTCAAATTATTGAAATTCATCCGCCAGAGTTTGGTGCATGGGGTGGAGCCAAAAAATCAAGCATTAATGTTCACTTAACAGAAAAAGTTGGAAATAATATTTGGTATCGTGGAACTTTGAATGGTAAAACAGTGTGGATTCATAAATCATACTTGAAATATATCATGCTTAATAAATATATGACAAGAAGCATACCTACTCGCTCGGAGGAAATGGTATGCTTCTTATTATTTACTTACGATATCTATACAAACTGATAGTTTATTAGTGATTAATATTAAAGGAGAGCATCACGTTATCGGCTAGAGAAAAAAGAAACATTAACCTTTTTAGGGATGCGCGAAATGATTACCAGTTTAAAAATCTCTCGAAATAGTATATAATGAAACTCGGTAACAATTACGTTAACTTATTGAACACTGGATAAAATAAATATTAAATTAAAATATATACTATTATTGGAGGTATTCTTTATGAGAAAGGTAATCACGTACGGTACGTTTGATTTGCTGCACTCAGGACATATAAATATTTTAAGACGTGCAAAGGATTTAGGAGATTATCTAATTGTTGCAATTTCATCTGACGAATTTAATGCGCTAAAAGGAAAGCAGGCTTACTATAGTTTCGAACAACGCAAGTTGATTTTAGAAGCAATTCGATATGTGGATGAAGTGATTCCGGAGCATACTTGGGAACAAAAGGTGCAAGACGTTCAAAATCATGACGTAGATGTATTTGTGATGGGCGATGACTGGGAAGGTAAATTTGATTTCTTATCAGACTACTGTGAAGTTGTCTATCTGCCAAGAACTGTGGGGATCTCCACTACAAAAATCAAAGAAGACTTAAAAGAAGTTTTGGCTAAATAAAAAGCATGTATATTCCCGTACCTATTCCGTTAAAGGTACGGGCTATTTGTTTTGTATAAAGTAGAATGTGATATACTTTGAAAGAGTCAAGTAAGATTTTGATTGAATCGAGGGGACGTGCATGTTGGCGAAGATCAAATCACATAAATTATTTTTAGTGATTTTTAAAGTAGTATTCACAGTAATTGGCCTTCTGCCTAAAAAGAAAAAGTTAATGATTTTTGAAAGCTTTCACGGCAAGCAATATAGCGACAGTCCGCGGGCGATTTATGAGTATATGAAAAAGCATTATCCCGATTACGAGTTGCTTTGGAGCATTGACAAAAGAAGCACCCCACTTTTCCAAGACTTCAAAGTACCTCATATCCAACGATTTACGCCTGTTTGGTTTTTAATGAAGCCGAGAGCGAAATATTGGATTAATAATGTTAGAACGCCCGGGTGGATGCCTAAACCAAGAGGCACTGTTTATGTCCAAACGTGGCATGGCACACCTTTGAAAAAATTGGGACTTGATATTGAAGAAGTGCATATGCCGGGAACGGAAACAAATACGTATCGCAATAATATTTTAACGGAATCCGCAAATTGGTCTTATTTAGTTTCTCCCAATCAATACTCAACAGAAATATTCAAAAGTGCTTTCGGATATAAAGGTGATATCGTTGAAAGCGGCTATCCAAGAAACGATATTCTTTACAATGCAACACCTGAAAAAGTGAAGGCGGTTAAAAGTAAATTAGAAATTCCTTTAGATAAAAAAGTCGTTTTATATGCACCAACATGGAGAGACGATGATTTTTATGCGAAAGGGCAATATAAATTTAGTTTTCAATTTGATTTGGAAAGAATGAAAGAACAATTTGGCGACGAATTCGTTCTATTAACAAGGATGCATTATTTAGTTGCGGAAAGTTTTGATTTCACAGCGTATGAAGGATTTGTGAAAGATGTATCCGTATATCCGGATATCGCAGAACTCTATTTAATAAGCGATCTGCTCATCACGGATTATTCATCAGTCTTTTTTGATTATGCAAATTTAGAACGTCCTATTATTTTCTATATGTATGACCTAGAAGATTACCGTGATCGACTCAGAGGTTTTTATTTTGACATCGAGCAAGAGGCGCCGGGACCAATTGTAATGGACGAGGCATCACTTTTTAATGCAATTGAACAAGCTTTAAGAAATGGGCATGGGTCAACCGCTGCGTTTCAAGATTTTTATCAACGTTTCTGTTATATTGAAGATGGCCATTCGACTGAGAGGCTTATCAATAAAATTTTAAAAGAATAAAAAGCAAGTGAGGAACATATATGAGATCTTCAATCGTTGTATTGAAAGAACAAATAAAACAATTTCATCTCGTTCGCAGACTTTCTGTTTATGAAATTAAAAGTCAAACGAGTGGAAACTATCTAGGGGCAGCTTGGGAAATCATAAATCCAGCTATCCAAATTATGATTTATTGGTTCGTTTTCGGCTTTGGAATCCGGCAACGTGCACCGATTGGGGATGTTGAATATTTCCAATGGTTATTTGCTGGAATCCTTGTCTGGTTTTTTATTAACCAAGGTGTCATGAAAGCGACACGCTCTATCTATACAAAAATTAGAATGCTGGCGAAGATGAATTTCCCGATGAGCGTCATTCCTAATTATGTCGTCATCTCACAATTTTACCCGCACCTTATTTTGTTGGGGATAGGAATTATTATCTTACAATTTATGGGGTATCCCGTTTCGATTTATTATTTACAATTGCCGCTTTACATGGCAGCGACAATTGCGTTATTATTTAGCATTACACTAATAACTTCAACGCTCGCAACGATTGTGCGCGACGTGCAAATGATGCTGCAAGCGATGATGAGAATGTTGTTATATTTATCGCCGATTTTATGGCCGCCCACATTGTTGCCCGAAAGTTGGCAAACATGGTTGAAGTTAAATCCTTTCTATTACATTGTAGAAGGATATCGAAACACATTGTTGGGACAAGGCTGGTATTTCCTTGAAAATCCAATGTACACACTTTACTTCTGTGGATTAGTAATTGTGTTGTTTATGATAGGTGCTTATTTGCATGTAAAGTTCAGAAGTCAGTTTATCGACTTTCTGTAAGTATGGAAGTGAAAATTTATGTCGAATTCAGTTGAAGTACAAAATGTTTATAAAAAATATAAATTATTCAAAGGTAAGTCGGAGCGCATTCTCGACTTACTTCTTCCGCATAAAGAGTATGGAGAAGCTTTTTACGCATTAAAAGATGTTTCAATAGAAGTTAAAGAAGGGGATATCGTCGGTTTTGTAGGCGTAAACGGGTCAGGAAAGTCAACGCTTGCAAACATTATCGCTGGTATCGTTCCATCGACTTCTGGTTCAGTAAAAACCAATGGCGATGTCGCGTTAATTGCAGTAAACGCAGGGCTTGATAATAAGCTCACAGGCCGTGAAAATATTGAACTTAAACTATTAATGCTCGGCTTTTCTAAAAAAGAAATTTTATTAATGGAAGATGAAATTATTGAGTTTGCGGAACTTGAAAAGTTTATCGACCAGCCAGTAAAGTCCTACTCAAGCGGAATGCGGTCGAGACTTGGATTTTCCATTTCGGTTAGAGTAGATCCAGATATTTTAATTATTGACGAAGCGCTATCCGTTGGGGATAAAGCTTTCGCTGAAAAAAGCTTGGCGAAAATGCACGAGTTTAAAGAGCGTGGGAAGACGATGTTTTTCGTCAGCCACTCGTTATCACAAATGAAGCAGTTTTGTGATAAGGTCTTATGGCTTGAGTATGGTGAAGTAAAAGAATTTGGTGAAGCCGCTACAGTTCTAAAAAACTACGATGATTTTTTGAAGAAATATTCGAAGATGAGTAAAGCGGAGAAAAAGAAGTATCGTGATGAAGCGATGGATAGAAGAAATGT
This window of the Sporosarcina pasteurii genome carries:
- a CDS encoding glycosyltransferase, translating into MNYVITSILSSSFGGRTKSLLRRTKNLCIDGNLPFTIITTNYNPNYNRVYKSYYKEGYLPEDVKMINIYDYLAKRSYTVKKENLPVEEEGLQSFEVEKEKVYRFFDNGEYVLYKNFTHPNNGIKFIDEMDPANRMRKVRKEFNYNGLCHKKIIYKQGTTNKIEEIFYDEHGKAYLNKNYNGTSEEKLVRIYYFNENEILEFTSEKELFKYCFELMIENNSTVICDARLLDRPLIEMKADVKKVFVLHSSHLTGEDINELKPSYKYLINQYDNLDAIVTLTEQQKNDLVQIINDDRKIKVIPHSTPINTSFEINRENKFVYMGRLTPEKQIDHLIEAYNIARRDIGDYTLDIYGDGNEKDNLSQLINRYNLQNKVTLKGRTNNPEKAFSSAKASFITSKYEGFGLVIMESLNNGCPVVAYDMKYGPSDLIEHEKNGLIVERNNVQELARAMVKVTKVNYNVDQLPNKFSDQYFVDSWVNLLSGREKKGFFSSFFK
- a CDS encoding SH3 domain-containing protein codes for the protein MKNIRMFVALLLFVSMILPSVTFADEIKSDEIDIEKNVELESEDGTEHSIMEESNGDDLIENEELLEEEVEKDSKPLDKEVIDDSIEEQLNNENNIESEKPKEELFDEEIVVDEDVENKDKEEIEVEEQSEDELEAENVLMSVSSTISGSATSRLGHFRSSTARIYKNLEDQSNYFQAGSTYTNTVYYIKRQANHNGNLYYLISLNPSSTVGVIGWVNAKDMSTHAHVGVDRTAKTYYIKGTGSAYAKAWGGSKDLVYKNLSDLAGQQFKINLTERVGNNIWHRGILNGKTAWIHEAYLTQSIGSATSRLGHLRSTDARIYDSYLTSEKYVTAGTTYTHEVYYIKREAKYNGETYYLISRMPSATQGVIGWVKSADISTHAHTGVDRTSKTFYVKGTGIAYDKAWGGNKNIVYDDLSKLKNEEFKVNLTERVGNNIWYRGTLNGKTAWLHSSYVTTITESSTSRLGHVRSSSVKIYKTLGNSSTAFSAGTQYTNAVYYIKRQAIINGQTYYLLSDLPSSVNGVLGWAKASDLSTHAHVGVSKKPETYYIKGTGSAYSRAWGGSKDLVYENLSQFANQPFEIDLTEKVGNNTWYRGVLNGKRAWIHEAFVTVTNTYYTVYDMTLNTALDVQMTRSPQTDRYRNKNGYVHATYVTSEQSAAITSNGVRLRTAPLFADNISVTVNSGTKVVVSEEVTGDLYAGSTKWYKVTYNNSTLYVHSSLVNLNTTTYKTIGAVNVREEADTNSHIYTTLARGASVNVVNLSNGWYEIRLGAWRNAKREDVAEFLNPDNNNQFQHLLLSSNVGVSASELNKVLVGKGVLEGKGEAFIKGGQANLVNEVYLISHALLETGHGKSQLATGVEVGKNSSGNPVLVTASNRASLTDIKKVYNMFGIRAYDSCALSCGAIHAYNQGWDTVDKAIIGGSKFIAEDYIHNQWGQNTIYKMRWNVIYPPKQYATDIGWAAKQTYQIKTMYDQLTNPNIVFDIPVYK
- the tagD gene encoding glycerol-3-phosphate cytidylyltransferase → MRKVITYGTFDLLHSGHINILRRAKDLGDYLIVAISSDEFNALKGKQAYYSFEQRKLILEAIRYVDEVIPEHTWEQKVQDVQNHDVDVFVMGDDWEGKFDFLSDYCEVVYLPRTVGISTTKIKEDLKEVLAK
- a CDS encoding CDP-glycerol glycerophosphotransferase family protein, with translation MLAKIKSHKLFLVIFKVVFTVIGLLPKKKKLMIFESFHGKQYSDSPRAIYEYMKKHYPDYELLWSIDKRSTPLFQDFKVPHIQRFTPVWFLMKPRAKYWINNVRTPGWMPKPRGTVYVQTWHGTPLKKLGLDIEEVHMPGTETNTYRNNILTESANWSYLVSPNQYSTEIFKSAFGYKGDIVESGYPRNDILYNATPEKVKAVKSKLEIPLDKKVVLYAPTWRDDDFYAKGQYKFSFQFDLERMKEQFGDEFVLLTRMHYLVAESFDFTAYEGFVKDVSVYPDIAELYLISDLLITDYSSVFFDYANLERPIIFYMYDLEDYRDRLRGFYFDIEQEAPGPIVMDEASLFNAIEQALRNGHGSTAAFQDFYQRFCYIEDGHSTERLINKILKE
- a CDS encoding ABC transporter permease; this translates as MRSSIVVLKEQIKQFHLVRRLSVYEIKSQTSGNYLGAAWEIINPAIQIMIYWFVFGFGIRQRAPIGDVEYFQWLFAGILVWFFINQGVMKATRSIYTKIRMLAKMNFPMSVIPNYVVISQFYPHLILLGIGIIILQFMGYPVSIYYLQLPLYMAATIALLFSITLITSTLATIVRDVQMMLQAMMRMLLYLSPILWPPTLLPESWQTWLKLNPFYYIVEGYRNTLLGQGWYFLENPMYTLYFCGLVIVLFMIGAYLHVKFRSQFIDFL
- the tagH gene encoding teichoic acids export ABC transporter ATP-binding subunit TagH, whose product is MSNSVEVQNVYKKYKLFKGKSERILDLLLPHKEYGEAFYALKDVSIEVKEGDIVGFVGVNGSGKSTLANIIAGIVPSTSGSVKTNGDVALIAVNAGLDNKLTGRENIELKLLMLGFSKKEILLMEDEIIEFAELEKFIDQPVKSYSSGMRSRLGFSISVRVDPDILIIDEALSVGDKAFAEKSLAKMHEFKERGKTMFFVSHSLSQMKQFCDKVLWLEYGEVKEFGEAATVLKNYDDFLKKYSKMSKAEKKKYRDEAMDRRNVK